The following proteins are encoded in a genomic region of Papaver somniferum cultivar HN1 unplaced genomic scaffold, ASM357369v1 unplaced-scaffold_10, whole genome shotgun sequence:
- the LOC113326469 gene encoding uncharacterized protein LOC113326469 yields MITRGKDGIFKPKSLLSSKYTTITDAFFEPCYSQEKKDPKWRKSMDDQYNYLLQNGTWSYVKRTPDMNVVGCKWVFRVKRLADGTIERRKSRLVAQGFHQREGKEYGETFSPVIKPCTIRVILTLALISA; encoded by the coding sequence ATGATTACACGGGGCAAGGATGGTATCTTTAAACCAAAATCTCTTTTATCTTCTAAGTATACCACGATTACTGATGCTTTCTTTGAGCCTTGTTATTCGCAGGAAAAGAAAGATCCTAAATGGCGTAAGTCCATGGACGATCAATACAATTATCTTCTCCAAAATGGCACTTGGTCTTATGTTAAACGAACTCCAGACATGAATGTGGTAGGATGCAAATGGGTGTTTCGTGTCAAACGTCTTGCTGATGGCACTATTGAGCGGCGTAAATCTCGTCTAGTGGCTCAAGGTTTTCATCAACGTGAAGGGAAGGAATATGGAGAAACTTTTAGTCCAGTCATAAAGCCTTGCACGATTCGGGTTATTCTTACTTTGGCTCTTATATCTGCCTGA
- the LOC113326470 gene encoding uncharacterized protein LOC113326470, with translation MGSPVDKAEHIAKKIISPKLKIDIPYWVANDARTLVLAELKGTFESAYTKAPQLVTTATSLNPNSIRHFSWTKEGEDNTFESVILAYDAQIKGFLNGCRKVIGLDGAHLNGKLGGTMLAATGIDGQNGVYPICVMFTTSETEENWLLMSKELRKKIPNMDGLTFISDRMKGILESVKRLFPLANHRYCLRHLYLNFMTKGFRNPRLTYLLWKASKAYKYKHWEKAMQEMAGIDPKAYQYLIDAEPKSWARTWFPHDVACEHIYSNFSESFNNMSLKIRNKPLTQMVYMYTHLVMVLFSKRRKLASTWQMGDIVPAGKDLIEVMSNLRDSACLHAVKALFLLNPDWAQYCSKCYTVDYYRTTYSWSMTPLGDIDEYENNTGINIIHPHRLRDKGRPCVKRKKSWYEKNKPRKRVAKCSVCKGLDHNILTCQGPPVGSNPKKKGVRMECSVNGDEFCITAAPTKKMRKALSAPNTASTSASKKSAEVPPLSKGKAAATTPSTSSAGSQKKGKTTTPSSSTAPKRKVTHPSTSSTPSSACFNQTYHGTFNISRQTINIFEPPSKRVRNPNSKYQ, from the exons atgggtTCACCAGTGGACAAGGCAGAGCATATAGCCAAGAAGATCATTAGTCCCAAGTTGAAAATTGACATACCATATTGGGTTGCCAATGATGCAAGA ACATTGGTTTTAGCAGAGTTAAAGGGAACTTTTGAGAGTGCTTACACAAAAGCACCACAACTGGTCACAACTGCTACTTCTTTGAACCCAAACAGCATACGACATTTCAGTTGGACCAAAGAGGGTGAAGATAACACATTTGAGTCTGTCATTTTAGCGTATGATGCACAGATAAAAGGTTTTTTGAATGGTTGTAGAAAGGTAATTGGCTTAGATGGAGCTCACCTAAATGGTAAGCTAGGTGGTACAATGCTTGCAGCCACTGGTATAGATGGTCAGAATGGGGTATATCCAATTTGTGTGATGTTTACTACAAGTGAAACTGAAGAAAACTGGTTGCTGATGTCGAAAGAATTGAGGAAAAAGATTCCAAATATGGATGGACTTACCTTTATTTCTGATAGAATGAAGGGCATACTTGAATCAGTTAAAAGGTTGTTTCCCTTGGCCAATCATAGATACTGCCTAAG gCATCTTTACTTGAATTTCATGACCAAGGGATTCAGGAATCCAAGACTAACATACCTTCTTTGGAAGGCTTCCAAGGCATACAAGTATAAACATTGGGAG AAGGCCATGCAAGAAATGGCAGGGATAGATCCCAAAGCATACCAGTACTTGATTGATGCAGAGCCAAAGTCTTGGGCGAGAACATGGTTTCCTCATGATGTTGCTTGTGAACACATCTACTCCAACTTTTCAGAAAGTTTTAATAACATGTCCCTCAAGATCAGAAACAAGCCTCTCACTCAGATGGTTTATATGTACACACACTTGGTGATGGTGttgttttcaaaaagaagaaagcTTGCTTCAACTTGGCAAATGGGTGATATTGTTCCTGCTGGAAAGGATCTCATTGAGGTGATGTCCAATCTTAGAG ACAGTGCTTGTCTACATGCTGTAAAAGCCTTGTTCCTTTTGAATCCTGATTGGGCCCA GTACTGCAGTAAATGCTACACTGTGGACTACTATAGGACCACCTACTCATGGTCAATGACCCCATTGGGAGACATTGATGAGTATGAAAATAAT ACTGGTATCAACATTATACATCCACACAGATTGAGAGATAAGGGAAGACCTTGTGTCAAAAGAAAGAAGTCTTGGTATGAGAAGAACAAGCCGCGCAAAAGAGTAGCAAAGTGCAGTGTTTGTAAAGGTCTTGATCATAACATCCTTACCTGTCAAGGTCCTCCAGTTGGGTCTAACCCCAAGAAGAAAGGTGTTAGAATGGAGTGTTCTGTTAATGGGGATGAGTTTTGTATTACTGCTGCACCaacaaagaagatgaggaaggcCTTGTCTGCACCAAATACTGCATCAACATCTGCATCAAAGAAATCAGCTGAGGTACCACCATTGTCAAAGGGAAAAGCAGCTGCTACTACACCATCTACTTCTTCAGCTGGTTCCCAGAAAAAGGGTAAGACAACTACACCATCCTCCTCCACTGCACCCAAAAGGAAGGTAACACATCCATCTACttcttctacaccttcatctgccTGTTTTAACCAGACTTATCATGGTACTTTTAATATTTCTAGACAAACAATTAACATTTTTGAACCACCATCAAAAAGGGTTAGAAATCCTAACTCTAAATATCAGTAA